The following is a genomic window from Saccopteryx bilineata isolate mSacBil1 chromosome 4, mSacBil1_pri_phased_curated, whole genome shotgun sequence.
ATGTTCGAGCCCTGGTCAGGAAATATATGtgtcaaccaatgaattcacaattaagtggaacaaaatcagtgtttctctctttctcctccctctaaaatcaatcaatcaatgtttttaaaattttttaaaaaaagtccttGGGGACATGTTTATCACTAAATAGAGATAAGTAATAATCCAGCAATTTAAGAATTTTAACATTCTGGGAAGGgaagtgtatttttaaagatcAGGAAAAATTTGAAGGGGATTAAATGATCATTAACCCCACcccttttattttcctaaaaagtAACTTCGGTTAATAAGAGAAGTAGAAGAAATCCCTGGCCCAACCTGttatggcacagtggacagagcataaacttggaacactgaggtcgcaggttcaaaaccgtgggcttgccaggtcagggcacatatgggaaacaatcaatgaacaactagaatgaagcaattatgagttgatgcttctctttctccctctcccccaactctttctaaaatcagtaaataaaaatttaaaaaaaataaggaaaattaaaaaaaggaatcccTGCTTTAGGGACCTAGACCTGTCTAGACTGTAAGCCTCGTGGGGGCAGCACTTGTCCGTTCGGCTCAGCCCGCGtccctggggttggggacagtGCCAGACACACAATAGGaaagcaaatattttctgaatgaatgaatggtgcaAGCCCGTGGTAAGCCAAGAGCAAGGATATAAGGCAAACGCATAATCGGCCGGAGGGTTAGGTACGAAGAAGGCCCAAAGCTAGGGTAGGTCTCGTCTCCCTCCAAGCCTTTCTGCCTGGCTGATATTTCTGGTACTTGAGTCAAGCAGGTCTTTGCTTTTCTAACATATTTCCAGGAAAGGTGTGCGCCTGAGTCGGAGGCCTTGGAAATCCGTGTTAACAGCGAACCCCGAATCTTCCGCTGCGCTCTCAGCCAGCTCCCCCAGGCTCTCACTCCGGACGCTCCAGGCCCAACGCCCAGAGACAAGCCAGGTCGGATCCTTACCCGGACAGGCCGAGTTCTCCCAGTCCAGCCGCCCCTACTCCCAGGGGTCAGGTACACGGCCACGTCCTCGAAGGCCCCGGCATGGGGACGCAAGTAAGTCCTGGGGACAGGAgcaagggagggagaggcagtACTGCCGGCGGGTCGAAGGACCCACGTGGGGGTCCCCCAGCCTCCACCACCGTGTAGGTGGCCCCGGGGCCCCAGGACAGGTTAGTGCTGTGGGGGTGCACCCTCTAGGCTGCCGCCAAGAACACAACCCAAAAGTGTCCctagaacaaagggaaaaagctTGACTTTGGACTTAATTTTAGGTGAGGTCACTTCCCCTCACGGGAGCCCCGGCTTTGTCATTGGTAAAGCTGGAGTCAAAAGCCACCTGGGTGGATTCTCGGGAGGATTTTAGGTGGCAATGTTGATGgcgccctcccttccccctttacGTAGTCctattctcttctcttctcagcGCCCACCAGTTTGTTCCTGCACCCTGGCTTGTAAATCCGGGAGGTCAGAGCCTGTTTCTCCTGCTAACTCTGTGTGGGCAGCACCTACtactgtgcctggcacagggcagaCCCTTGACAAAGATTTGTTGCATGAATGAAATGCCTAGCAAAGAGCCCAGAGCACAGCAGGCATTTTAAAATGGCAGCTCTTGCCTCCGCACCCCCCCTAAAAAATACAGGATGACAGACACCTCCCTCCCAGGGGGCATAATTagaccagtcttttttttttttttttttttttttaacttttttttaggcTTTATTCGTTCacttttggagagaggggagagagcgaAAGAGAAGGAGCGTGAAAAGCGtctattcatagtagttgcttcctgtatgtgccttgacccggcaagcccaggaatTTGAACTGGCGATTTTAGCGTTCCAGACCAATCTTGATTAAGAGGGGGCAGTTCTTACTTGGAAGAGTTGGAATCTGGATTAGCCTCTTTGTCTTTATTCCTCTGGCCCCGCCCTGCCTTCCCCCAACCCTGCTCCCAAACTGGGAGGTTAAGGGTTAACTCCAGGATGCCCCCTCATCACCTGAATGGGACTGGGGCTGGGAACTTCCTGTTCCATTTTCCTGGAGTCCTAACCCCAGCTGGCTGAACTCGATTCTGGTCCTACGGCCCTCAGAGAACCCCAGCACCTCTATCTCTGGAGTGGGGACCCTGAGTGGTGAGTTGCAAGGATGGCTGGGGTGCAGGCCGCCAGGACAAACGTAAGGGGTCATAGCAGCTTGCGGAGAAAATTGGCAGGGGGGTTGGGCAGGCCTCAATGGGGGATTAGGTAGCTGGAAGAAAGTCCTGGGAGGGTGGGTGGTCTGTGCTATGGAGGAGCCCAGCGCCAGCGATCACTGGACCTGTGGTGATGGGGGCATCAGGGAGGTTGTAGGACTTCCTAGGACATGGGCTTGCTATCCCCActggggaggggaaggcaggctCCACGTGACCCTAGAAGGACTGACCAGGCTTATCGACTCAGCTCAGCACTAGCAGGGGAGCCCAGCCAACAAAGATGAGCCATTCCTGCCAACTGTGtccagggagaaagggagagttcCTGGCCAAGGACCCTGGACTCCGGGCTCCCCTACTGTCTGGGTGGGTTTCGTGGCAGCAACTCCACCCTGGGCTGGTCCAGCCTGTCCCTCCCTAACTCTCTGGGCTCCAAATTAAGCTGGTCGATTTTAGAGGGTGGCTGTAGAGTCTCCCTCGTCACCCCACCCAACCCCCACAGATGTGCATATTAACTAAGCTTTTGTGCGCTggggacctgggggtggggggagggagagactcTACGCCAATTTCCCTTGAATTTCACTTTCAAACCTTTTGGTGAGGCCTCACCTGGAGATTCTGGCATCCCAGGAATCTAGGCCTGATGGCTAAAATTTGgaatacctttattttttctgattcacaCTGTGATATTCTAGCTAAGGTGAGGCAAATCCCACAGCGTGGGAGGGAAACTGGgtccttttctgtttctgagcttttgtgTAGTGGTCAAGATCACCGTTCTCACTTAGAGCAAATCTTCTCTTCCCCCGGTATGACCTGAAACAAATGACCTATCCTGTCTGAACATGGTCTTTGCACTTGTCAAATGGAAAAGTAATTTACCCCATGCACTGAAGTGGGATTAAGCAACCTATATACACTATAGGTAAGCACTCAGAACCTGCCAGCTGTTAATACAGGGTTTCTAATTACACTTGATCAGTTCTCTAATTATTTTGCTCTTGCTACCAAGACACAATGAAACAAAAAcccattattaaaaatatttatagcctgaccaggcggtggcgcagtggatagagcatcggactgggatgcggaggacccaggttcaagaccccgaggtcgccagcttgagcgcaggctcatctggtttgagcaaaagctcaccagcttggacccaaggtcactggcttgagcaaggggttactcggtctgctgtagccccacagtcaaggcacatatgagaaagcaatcaatgaacaactgaggtgtcacaatgaaaaactaatgattgatgcttctcatctctctccgttcctgactgcgtgaccctatctatccctctccctgactctctctctctgtctctgtaaaaaaaaatatataatactttttctgcatcattttacatGCTTTCCTCAAAAATTACAACTATGAGGTACACACTATATTCTCGTTTTGTTATTTCTACTAacaaacactgaagtcactgcAAGAGCTGGATGAACAGTTCCTTAACAAGAGCCAGTTCCTACTTGCTAAGTAGCAGACCAAGGGGAGAAATACACTCAACCAAGACTGTGGCACAGAGTGATAGTTGAGGGGCTGAGACAGGTGGCTGGTGTTTTGTGGAGTCCCGGAATTGAGGGGACGATAGGTAGAAGGAGCCAGCGATAAAAGGAAAAGCCCCATGGAGGGTCAGATGACACAGAGCAGGAAAGAATGGAGCTTGGAGAGGCTGGGGGGAGACTGAGATGCTGGAGAGTCTGGGAAACTGCTGGAAAGAGGAAGGACAAAGAAGGGGAGAttatggaggggaggggaaagactGGAGAGAAGCAGAAAAGTGGGGGGAGGTGAGAGAAGCTGGCCTGGGCAGGTGGGTGGTCAGGATATAGTCCTGAGTCTTTTTGTTTTAACATCttatccctctcccctctcccctcttccctctttcctctctcctgaaGCAGGAAGTATAGAACtaggctttaaaaaaacaacaggttTTCTTTGTTCTACCCTTTCCCACCCCACTCACTCCACCTGTAAAGGAGATTCAGAGAACCCTCAGCCCCTTGACCCCTGAATCCCATATCAAGAGGTCTCCACAAACTGTTCAAACCTCTGGACCAAACTAACTTCCCCCTAGCCCCATTGCCAAAGTTGGGTTACCATAGGCAAATGTCTGTGCCCCTGAGCATTGGtgtcctcaactgtaaaatgggaccaAAGTTAGCTGTGCTCATTTGTATTATTACCCAGTTATAGTGAGAATGAAAATAGCTTGCCCTTATGCACCCACAGTTTACTCCCTGTAGGTAGTGGGAAGTGATGCTAAAGGCTTTCTATCCCCCTGCCTGGGATGTCCATGGGGGAAAATGGGGAGACAGGGTTGGGAATAGCGCATTTACTGTAGCCCTGAggctggagagaagggagggcagaAAGAGGTTGGAACTTGGGTGTCTGTATCCATAAAATAATTCCTGcccaaattaaaatataaaagtacccCAAAGCACTGTGACAAAAGCACAGGCCTGTTCAGACAAGGGTAAATCTTCTGAGTTGTACTGAAGGACTAAACTGAATCCCTGTGAGTGGGGCTGAACTTGGGCAGCTCCTTCTTGAGAAGCTGGACTACTTCCTAAAAGGAAGGAGTAGCCCCACAAAATTTTTTGGGTCTTGGGAAAAAAGGTGGGGGCACTATTGGTTGCATGGACCCAGTGCCCCCTGGTGGTGGCAGTGAGAAACAGCTTATCGCCCGCAGGAATCCCCCCGGGATTCCTCTCCCAGGGGTAGGGTAGACCAGGAAAGaatccaaatttatttatttttttaaaaaaattaggtaaaaaaatggaaatcacGGCCTCTCCTACCCATAAGCCAACTCACAAGGTCACACCCACTAGAGGCCTTTGAAATGACCAAGGCAGCTTTGGCCTGCCTTGTGGACACATCTGTCACATACTTCTGCAAGCTGTAATCCTCTTTTCACCTGGAGACTCATCCACCCATTCTAGCTCCTTGGCTCAACCTGATTTCAGTCTCTGGTGAAGAGTGAGGAGATGAGTAGAATGGAACACCAGGAAGGAGATCAGCCCTGCACTGGGCAGCTGAGTGGCCTTGGCCTTGACTGCTAAAAGCCACCTCCAGAGCCATTAAGTGAGCATCAGGATGTCTAGACAGAGATCATATGCATGAGCTTTTCCCTCAACCTTTTATCCTTAAAATTCTTAAACATCCAGAGGAGTGAAAGAGCAGTGCAATAAACATCCAtacatcacctgaccaggcggtggctcagtggacagagcgtcggactgggacctggaggatccaggttcgaaaccctgaggtcgccagcttgagcccaaggttgctggcttgagcaaggggttactcactctgctataccccccagtcaaggcacatatgagaaagcaatcaatgaacaactaaggggtcacaacgaagaattgatgcttctcctctctctccctttctctctgtctatccctatctgtccctctctttgtctctgtcacaaaaaataaataaacatccaTACATCTCCCAGATTCTACAAGTGCTAAATTTTGCCACATTGGCCATGTTGGTTCGTAAACATGGCTGAACGTCTTCTCCTTCACTTCCAAACCCTTcaacatctaaaaataaattttctacatACCACAAAACTGAAATCTCATCTCAGAAATTAATTTCCATTGTCATCTAGTGCCCTATCCATGTTGAAATTTCCCCAATTGACCCCAATATATCTTTgagagccttttaaaaaaaatcaaaatccaaTCAATTTTATGCATTTCATTGTAAGGATTTTGGTCTCCTCTAGAGTCTAGAGCAATACACCCCTTACTGGAACTTATTCTTTTTTGTAACAAAAGACTGAAGATCCTGGACCAACTGTGTGGGAGAATATGCTGTCTTTAGGATTTGTTCGATTGTTTACTTGAGGGCTCATTTGACTTGTTTTTGCTCCCTATGATGTCTTATATACTGGAAGTTGGGTCTGAAGGCTGGATTGGATTGCAATGGaacgttttttgttttgttttttttttgtatttttctgaagtgagagtggGGAAgtggagagacaaactcccacttgtgcccaaccgggattcacccggcatggccatcagggggcgatgctctgcccatctggggcccttgctccattgcaactggagccattctagtgcctgaggcagaggccatggagctatcctcagcgcctgggccaactttgctccaattgggccttggctgcaggaggggaagagatagacagagaggaaggagagggggaggggtcgagaagcagatgggcgtttctcctatgtgccctggctgggaattgaacctggtacttccacacgccgggccgatgctctaccactgagtcagccggCCAGGGCACGATAGAACATTTTTGGTAAGGACCCATCTTTGGTGTTTCCATGTACTCAGCTTGGCATAAAATCAAGAGACAGGGAAAGCCAGATTATCCTTTCTTGGGGAGATGCCAACTTAGACTGCTGGGTTAGGTGAGGCGAAGTCTAGCTGCTGCAGTAGAGGACAGTGACACAGAGCTGTCCGTTTTCTCTGCCTGTTAGTGCAGTGGTCTGGCTGAGCCATTCCACATGACCAGTGCGAGAAACGATTCTTCTGGAGGCTGCATCTTTAGGCATCTCTTAACACCACAGGTGTGGGAGCGGAGAGGGATAGAGACCCAGGAGCGAAAGCAGCTGTAGTGAAGTGTCGTCCAAGGTGAAGAATGCTTGTAGAAACTATCCCAGCTGAGAGGGAGCCAGAGCAGCTCGGAGCAGTAAaactggaggaggaggaagaggctgcCGGACAGGAGGACCACAAGCAGCCAGATATCAGGCTCCGGCCAGAAGTGGCTCACCAGCTCTTTCGATGCTTCCGGTATCAAGAGGACATGGGGCCCAGGGCGTCACTGAGCCGCCTCCGGGACCTGTGCAGCCATTGGCTGCAGCCGTCACTGCACACCAAGAAGCAGATCCTGGAGCTGCTGGTGCTGGAGCAGTTCCTATGCGGACTGCCCCCACACCTCCTGGCCCGGCTGCATGGCCAGCAGCTTAAGGATGGTGAGGAGGTGGTGCTGCTGCTGGAGGGTGTCCAGAGGGAGTTCATCGACATAGGACCATTGGTAAGAGGGTGGCAGCCAGGTGGGGTGGCTGGTGGGGAAGACAAAGAATTTATGCCCCTGTTAAGAAATCACTGAAAACTCCACTTTCCTCCCTCTGCCAATTCTTTCTTGTCTTCCTAACTCCTTCCCTGTCTGACTGTCACTTTTCCTTGGTCCCATTTCTTTTGGGAGTCAGAAGGACATGGGTCACCATCCTGTCTGTTGCCTAACGTGGATGTGTTTTGAACAGGATTTTAGTTTTAATGCTGGCAAGAACTGTCCTCGTGCAGACATTACTTTGGAAGAACAGAGGGACCTCTCCCAGGTCTCTGTTCATAGCCCCAAGAAGGAAGTGCCCCCAGAAAGGCCTCCATACCTGGAACCATCAGAAGAACTCCTGCCATCCCAGCCAGAGCCCTCCAAGCCTGCTGAGCTGGAGGCCTGGAGACGTTCCCCAAGTTCAAAGCAGCCACTGAGCCCAGGTCTCAAGAGGACATTCCAGGCTCTGCAGGAGAGTGGTAAGAAGCTGGTGCCCAAGGGACGTAGGAGCTGGGAGGCCTGGTGGGAAGGGAAGTGGACAGTCTCCGTAGTTGACAGGAATGGATGAGAGCCAAGATGTGTCTCACAGGGACTTGACAACAGGTGCGTGTCTTTATAGCTTTATGATAGATAAAGCTGACTTCTCAcaactctttctttctcccccaatGCGGTCAGGTCCCCAGGGCCCCGAGCTGTGGCCTGAGGAGAACTCCCATGATCAGGAGCTAGCGGCTGTTCTGGTGAGTTGGACTGGTCCCCTCACTCCAGGGTGTTCTTTTTTCCCAAATGTTCATTGGCTCTGCAGTTTTAGCAAATCCATGTCTTTCTGAATTTAAGCCTAAGAAACTGTTCATTCCCCTCAGGTCCCAGAGCCCTGTTCCTCACTCACGGAAGGTGTCTGCCCCTCCTTTTGTTACAGGAGTCCCTGACCTTTGAAGATGTCCCGGTGAAGAAGACGTGGCCTGTGCACCCTCTGGGTAAGAGCCCTTCCCAGAGCTGACAACCACTGAAGCCTCTACCTTTTTGTTGGGATGTGATTCCTGaagctttagaccaggggtccccaaactttttacacagggggccagttcactgtccctcagaccgttggagggccaggctataagaaaaaactatgaacaaatctctatgcacactgcacatatcttattttaaagtaaaaaaaaaaacgggaacaaatacaatatttaaaataaagaacaagtaaatttaaatcaacaaactgaccagtatttcttttttttttttttttttttatcatttttctgaagctggaaacagggagagacagtcagacagactcccgcatgcgaacgaccgggatccacccggcacgcccaccagggggcgatgctctgcccatcctgggcgtcaccatgttgcgaccagagccgctctagcgccttaagcagaggccacagagccatccccagcgcccgggccatctttgctccaatggagccttggctgcgggaggggaagagagagacagagaggaaagcgtggcggaggggtggagaagcaaatgggtgcttctcttgtgtgccctggccgggaatcgaacccgggtcctccgcacgctaggctgacgctctaccgctgagccaactggccagggcctgaccagtatttcaatgggaactatgggcctgcttttggctaatgagatggtcaatgtctggttccatatttgtcactgctagccgtaacaaatgatatgacgtgcttccggagccctgacgcgtgcatcctgcgtcaccggaagtagtactgtacgtgagtgacactGCGCtttggcaccgccacatacagtactccaggagcacagggtgcatcgctcctctcactgaccaccaatgaaagaggtgccccttctggaagtgcggggtggccggataaatggcttcatgcggcccacgggccgtagtttggggccTCCTGCTTTATATCTACCTCACACTTAGACCTCtttggttcatatatatatatatatatatatatatgtatgtatgtgtgtgtgtgttatatatatatatatatatatatatatatatattcccccccaAGAGTTCATTGTGTCTGGTCTAATTATCAACCCCTTTAACACTGAGCTTTTAAAATAGGTGGTcataccctggctgggtagctaagctggttagagcattgtcccaatacaccatgGTTTCAGgatggatccccagtcagggcacattcaagaatcaaccaatgagtacatgaataagtggaaccaatcgatgttgagagagagagagagacagacagacagacagacatcaatttgttgttccacccatccgTGCACTCATAGGttgactcctgcctgtgccccgCTGGGGATGGAACCGCAACCCTGGTGCATCACgacaacactccaaccagctagaccacctggccagggctcaataaataaatgtttaaacataaaaaataggtGGTCATAGGAGTGCTTGCTAATGGCTATGGGGTATCCATTTGGAGGAATAGTCAAGTTCTGACACTGGATAGTGGTGACAGTTGGGGAACATTGTGAATGTATCTGATGGACCAGAATTGCACACTATAAAACAGTTCCAGTGTTAAATTGTATGTTACTTATTTTTTAGCCCACACTCTCTGCTCACCCACTAGCTTTTCAGGATCCCCGGTTTCTTGTCACTTTCAGGCAATGATGGTCTGGCGATACCTAGGAGCCCTCTGGACAGGCCTGACCAATCTTGTTATTTGCTTCTTTTATAGGATGTGGAAGCAGAGTCTCAGATGAGTTTAAAGACGAACCTAAGGCGATCGCCTGGCCTGCTGCCATCCCCACAGAGTCCCAGGAAGATAGTCCAGGGGCAGCAGAAGAGCCCCATGCGGAGTCACAGGGTCCAGGGGTGAGCAGCTCCTGTGAAGGAGAGTCCCCCGAAGGCAAGAATGACATTCGAGAGGCCAAAGTGGCCAAAGGGACTCCCAAGTCAGAGCCAGAGACGAAATTCATCTGCACAGAATGTGGAGTAAGTTTCCCGACGCTGGCCCGCCTGGAAGGGCACCATCTGCGGTCTCACCCTGGCTCGCGGTCCTTCTCGTGCCAGTGCTGCGGGAAGACTTTCGGCCGCAACTCCATCCTCAAATTGCACATGCGCACGCACACGGACGAGAGGCCACATGCCTGCCACCTCTGCAGCCACCGGTTTCGCCAGACCTCGCACCTTAATAAGCATCTGCAGACGCACTCTGAGCCTGCCTTCTTGTGTGCCGAATGCGGTCAGGGCTTCCAGAGCCGGACCAGCCTCCTGCAGCACCTGCTAGGACACGCTCGGGACCAAAAGGCCTCCTGTGCTCCAGAGAATAAGACCAAAGCACCAGAGCTGACCGTGGTCCTGTGCTCACACTGTGGCCAAACCTTCCAGCGTCGCTCCAGCCTCAAACGCCATCTGCGGATTCACGCCAAAGAGGGGAGCTCCGAGAGCCTGCCCTCAGGCTCTGAGCACAAGCCCTACGTGTGCAGCGACTGTGGCAAGGCTTTTCGGCGCAGTGAGCACCTGGGGGCGCACCTCCGTGTGCACACAGGTGAGCGGCCCTTCTCCTGCCAGGTCTGCGACCGTAGATTCAACCAGAGCTCCCAGCTGGCCTGCCACCAACGGGTGCACACGGGCGAGAAGCCTTACGGCTGCTCTCAGTGCGGGAAACGCTTTGTGCGCCGGGCTAGCTTGGCCCGCCACCTCCTGATCCACGGTGGCCCGAGGCCTCACCGCTGCTCCCAGTGCGGCAAGAGCTTCAGCCAGGCGCAGGACCTGGCCCGCCACCGGCGCAGCCACACTGGCGAGAAGCCCTGCCGCTGCAGCGAGTGCGGGGAGGGCTTCAGCCAGAGCGCCCACCTGGCGCGCCACCAGCGGATCCACACCGGGGAGAAGCCCCACGCCTGTGACACCTGCGGTCACCGCTTCCGCAATAGTTCCAACCTTGCCCGCCACCGCCGCAGCCACACGGGTGAGCGGCCCTATGGCTGCAAGACATGCGGCCGGAGCTTCCGGCGCAATGCCCACCTGCAACGGCACCTGGCCACCCATGCAGGGGCCGGGGACGAGGTGGTGTCCGGGCAGGCCGAGCCCCCCCAAGAGTGCCTGGAGTGTGGCAAGAGCTTCAGCCGCAGCTGTAACCTATTGCGTCACATGCTGGTGCACACGGGGGCCAGGCCCTACTCCTGCACACAGTGTGGCCGCAGCTTCAGCCGCAATTCCCACCTGCTGCGCCACCTGAGAACCCATTCCCGAGAGGCCCTGTACTAGCTTTGTTCAGGTTTCTCCGGGCCTGCCCTGCAGGCCTTTCCCTGGCCTCCTCTGAACCCACAAACAACAGGCAGACCCCTGCCCCACCCGCTTGTGCCCTGGCCAACCCCACCTCTCCCTGGCTCCAGTTAACCCTGCAttacttctcccctcccccagaagCATCTCTTCCTGGCCTCAGGAATGCTTTTCCAAACGCCCTCAATAAAacagccttaaaaaaataaaaacagctcattttggcctgacctgtggtggggcagtggataaagtgtcctcctgaaatgctaaggtaaccagttccaaaccctggacttgctcggtcaaggcatatgcgaaagttgatgtttcctgctcctcccgccctttgctctttctatctcctctctaaaatcaataaataaaaatctttaaaaatttcattttgtatttaagCACTGATTTTACAAAATGTGGCATAAAGGTGAACTAAATGTACAACTTAAATTCTTCATATAAATTGTCTTCTAAATACATTGCGCCTAATGATTACATTAACtagtgtttgtgtatgtgtgtgtgtgggtaggtGGAGGAATGAGACAGAAACGGACAAGGGGGTGGACAGAAGTAAGAAGGACAAGAAGAGGGAGGTCTGAGGGTCCTGAAGAAAAGGGcacaccccttcccctctgaccctGGCTCCTC
Proteins encoded in this region:
- the ZSCAN10 gene encoding zinc finger and SCAN domain-containing protein 10 isoform X1, translating into MLVETIPAEREPEQLGAVKLEEEEEAAGQEDHKQPDIRLRPEVAHQLFRCFRYQEDMGPRASLSRLRDLCSHWLQPSLHTKKQILELLVLEQFLCGLPPHLLARLHGQQLKDGEEVVLLLEGVQREFIDIGPLDFSFNAGKNCPRADITLEEQRDLSQVSVHSPKKEVPPERPPYLEPSEELLPSQPEPSKPAELEAWRRSPSSKQPLSPGLKRTFQALQESGPQGPELWPEENSHDQELAAVLESLTFEDVPVKKTWPVHPLGCGSRVSDEFKDEPKAIAWPAAIPTESQEDSPGAAEEPHAESQGPGVSSSCEGESPEGKNDIREAKVAKGTPKSEPETKFICTECGVSFPTLARLEGHHLRSHPGSRSFSCQCCGKTFGRNSILKLHMRTHTDERPHACHLCSHRFRQTSHLNKHLQTHSEPAFLCAECGQGFQSRTSLLQHLLGHARDQKASCAPENKTKAPELTVVLCSHCGQTFQRRSSLKRHLRIHAKEGSSESLPSGSEHKPYVCSDCGKAFRRSEHLGAHLRVHTGERPFSCQVCDRRFNQSSQLACHQRVHTGEKPYGCSQCGKRFVRRASLARHLLIHGGPRPHRCSQCGKSFSQAQDLARHRRSHTGEKPCRCSECGEGFSQSAHLARHQRIHTGEKPHACDTCGHRFRNSSNLARHRRSHTGERPYGCKTCGRSFRRNAHLQRHLATHAGAGDEVVSGQAEPPQECLECGKSFSRSCNLLRHMLVHTGARPYSCTQCGRSFSRNSHLLRHLRTHSREALY
- the ZSCAN10 gene encoding zinc finger and SCAN domain-containing protein 10 isoform X2, with amino-acid sequence MLPVSRGHGAQGVTEPPPGPVQPLAAAVTAHQEADPGAAGPQGPELWPEENSHDQELAAVLESLTFEDVPVKKTWPVHPLGCGSRVSDEFKDEPKAIAWPAAIPTESQEDSPGAAEEPHAESQGPGVSSSCEGESPEGKNDIREAKVAKGTPKSEPETKFICTECGVSFPTLARLEGHHLRSHPGSRSFSCQCCGKTFGRNSILKLHMRTHTDERPHACHLCSHRFRQTSHLNKHLQTHSEPAFLCAECGQGFQSRTSLLQHLLGHARDQKASCAPENKTKAPELTVVLCSHCGQTFQRRSSLKRHLRIHAKEGSSESLPSGSEHKPYVCSDCGKAFRRSEHLGAHLRVHTGERPFSCQVCDRRFNQSSQLACHQRVHTGEKPYGCSQCGKRFVRRASLARHLLIHGGPRPHRCSQCGKSFSQAQDLARHRRSHTGEKPCRCSECGEGFSQSAHLARHQRIHTGEKPHACDTCGHRFRNSSNLARHRRSHTGERPYGCKTCGRSFRRNAHLQRHLATHAGAGDEVVSGQAEPPQECLECGKSFSRSCNLLRHMLVHTGARPYSCTQCGRSFSRNSHLLRHLRTHSREALY